ACTGTTTCAGTTACTGCATCATCAGTACCGAGTGTGACTATTCCAAGTCAAGTGTTGTTCGCGCAAGTTCGTCTTTTGACGCTTCCACCAGGGCCCTTCTATGTGCTATGCGTTATGCCCATTCTCTGGGCCTGAGTTCTGTTTGTTTCTTAGTATCTTGTTGTAAACTATCTGCAGTTCTGGCAAACTCTTTGCCAGTCCCAATTAGTGTGCGGCATTCCTTTCGGGAAATCCGtggtttgtttgtaatttatccttACTGGTCTGTGCGCCTGGCAACAGGCTAACTCTCTATACTAGCTGTGCTTCTTTAATATATTTCAGTTtattattgtcaaaaaaaaaaaaaaaagtaatagtTATCTAAAATTGTACGTTGGCAAAACTACCAAGAACACTCTATAGAAAATCAGtccgtctcattgaagacggtcATTATCTGTCACAAGCTGAAGATGGATAGTGACcttctcacaaaatgcaagtgggagaATAAGTGGGGTATTCATTTTTCCCTCTTTTGTACTATccatttgcattttgtgagagggacactatccgtcttcagcttgtgacggataatgtccatttttaatgagaatttgtgatagaaAATAGGGATAGTATCCATTTGGTTGGCaatgatgttttttttttgaaggaatgGCAATGATGCTTTTGATAGACAATAAAAATGTATTTTGTTTGGAGTTTGGACCAatttggttggcaattcactcaaacgTATCAAAGATAGaggataataaaaaaaaaaaggattccTATATTTGGCAATCGCTTTTCATAATGCCTTACGTTTGGACCTAAAAACTTTCTAATTAGGAATGTTTAAGCAATTTTCATTACTGTTCATTGTATTAGAATATTAGATGAGTGGTATTAGAATATGCACAAATTGTTGTTTCAGACAAGCACTTTTCATCTGATTTTTCAGATGGCATATGCGACCATTTTATAGTTAAATAAAACCACAATGGTATAGGCAATATTATAGCTTATGGTAACTGGTTTTCAATAATGGTCATATTTAACtataaaatggttacaaaatctcgtcttattatttcagatAAAAAAAGCCCGTTAAAAGCAATACGCACTATAGAATATGAGATGTGTTGTTTACTTTCAGATGATGGAGTAGATAAGTGAGGCTCATTTGATAATGGACAATCTTTAATAATAACTTTTTACCGTCATCGTTGTCTATAATGAAAACTAGAGCATGTAAACGTCGATTAACTTATCGGGTAAAATTATGAGAAATTGTATTTGTGAACTACATTTGAATCCAATCAACTTATGTTTTTTGGATCCAAACCTACATACACGAACACCCTGTAAATTCATAGTTACAAACTTCAAGGTGAGATTATGTAATTGATAATATATGACGAAGAATAAATACGCTTGTTGAGTATTTGTTTGTTTCGGTACTTAACCATATTCGAAACCCATTAAAACACTagtttaaaaatataaaatttaaattttgagtaAAAAAACATAATGTTTTCACATTTAATTATCCAGATAAGACGTAATTGAGTTTCAAAAaagtaaaatttgaattttcaaagTTGGTACTAAGGTAGGGAATTGAATTTCAAGCATTGACGTCAAGTGAAAATTGAATATTCGTCTTGAAATTATGTCAAAATTGAAAATTAGTCTTGGCTTCAAGTCTaattttcaaatatttcaaatatttgattttggcGCCAAGTTTTAAATTCAACTTTAATGTTAGTTTTTATTTACTAATCTTTTATTGTCGATTTTCGCGCGTGGTTTCAACAATAACGATTTATTTATTTGAAAATtaaatattttctaaaaaaaataaaaaaactcatAGTATTAAAATTATTTTTAAAGTAATATACAAAAAGTcggaaaaaatcaaaaaaaaatcattaaagtGGTAAAAAATATGGAACAATAGGTAGGAATATGATGGAAaaagttttttttaattattatttttatttttttctttgtcaatgatttaattgttgttttatttcggGTTAATCGTCGGGTCGACTTTCGGGTAAATTTCGGGTTATCATTCGGGCcgggttgggtcgggtcgggtcagtgtATGAATCGATTTGACTCGGGTCACGGGTCATCTCAGTCAACATTAATCGGGCCACAGGTCATCATtgagtcgggtcgggtcggtttcggttTCGCGTcgcaatatttttgggtcatgtCGGGTTTGCTCGGGTCGGGTGAGACTGGACAGCTCTAGTTTATGTAATCCGTATATATTTAattgattttttattttaaacttaTGAAATAATCCTATTGAGTAACACAATGTCTTTGATTTCATCATGTACTATGTTTATTAGAACATTTTTTTAAAATGATAGTGATAAGGCGTCACcgggtgacgcccaaattgggtgccaccctctcacaatcattctttattgaaggggtccccactcacccatgtgagagggtgacgTCCAAATTGGGTGTCACTCGGTAGCGTCCTTTCATTTTCCTTTTTAAAATTACCTTGATAATTTACTAATTTGTTCCTTAGATAAAAAATTGTACCATGCCTACTATTCTATACCTAGAAAAAAGGTGAATATTATATAGATATGCACTAACAAGTAATAGTTATCTAAAATTGTACGTTGGCAAAACTACCAAGAACACTCTATAGAAAATAGGGATAGTATCCATTTGGTTGGCAATGATGCTTTTGATAGACAATAAAAATGTATTTCGTTTGGAGTTTGGACCAatttggttggcaattcactcaaacgTATCAAAGATAGtggagaataaaaaaaaaaaaaaaaaaaaaaaaaaaaaaaaaaaaaaaggtttcaaCGGCTAAGCAAAGAAGTTCCAAGGTGAAATGGGAAATCGAATTCCACTTTCTATATTTGGCAATCGCTTTTCATAATGCCTTACGTTTGGACCTAAAAACTTTCTAATTAGGAATGTTTCAATTTTCAATGTTCATTGTATTAGAATATTAGATGAGTGGCATTAGAATATGAGATGGGTTGTTTACTTTTAGATGATGGAGCTTTTTACCGTCATCATTGTCTATAATGAAAACTAGAGCACGTAAATGTCGATTAACTTATCGGGTAAAATGATGAGAAATTGAATTTGTGAACTACATTCGAATCCAATCAACTTATGTTTTCTTGGATCCGAACCTACATACATGAAAACCCTTTAAATTCATAGTTACAAACTTCAAGGTGAGATTATGTAATTGATAATATATGACCAAGAATAAATACGCTTGTTGTCTATTTGTTTATTTCGGTACTTAACCGTATTTCAAACACATTAAAACACTagtttaaaaatataaaatttaaattttgagtaAAAAACATAATGTTCTCACATTTAATTATCCAGATAAGATGTAATTGagtttcaaaaaatcaaaatttaaattttcaaAGTTGGTATTTAGGTAGGAAATTGAATTTCAAGCATCTGCGTCAAGTGAAAATTGAATATTCATCTTGGaattatgtcaaaattaaaaattaGTCTGAGCTTTAAGGCTAACCGAGGCTaattttcaaatatttcaaatggaaaattcacgtggtaccctcaaactttgtcatttttcaCGTGATACCCAACTTTATAAGTTTGTGCACATAATATCCTTaaaatttgattttcaagcacaacatgctttttttatcctttttaaaattttcaattggtcATAAGTTATAGACCAtaaatcggaattgactaattttttttttttttaaaattgattACCTCTCCGAGATCTATAAGTTGTTAAAACGAAAATGGCcattcggaaatttaagatcgaagatatggttgatttgagattttcgttaaaaaaaccctataaaatgtcagtcgacaattttttttcacAAATCATAGATTATGACAAGAcaatcattttaggaaaaaaactTGGCCGATTTTGAATTCCGGTCTAAGAGTTATGTGCAATTGAGTTCTTTTTACAGTGACAAAAAGGGTATGTTGTGCATAAAAATCAAGCATGGAGGGCATAAtttacacaaacttaaaaagttggatatCATGTGCAAAATGAAAAAGTTCGAGAGtatcacgtgaattttccgtatttcaaatatttgattttggcGCCAAATTTGAAAATCACTTGAATGTTAGTTTTTATTTACTATTCTTTTATTGTCGATTTTCGTGCGTGGTTTCAAAAATAACGATTTATTTACTTGAAAATTAaatattttagaaaaaaaaattaaaaaatctcATAGTATTAAAATTATTTTTAAAGTAATATACAAAAAgtcagaaaaaaataaaaaaacacatTAAAGTGGTAAAAAAATGGAACAAGAGGTAGAAATCTAATGGATTTTTTCTTAATTATTTTTTTGTCTTTGTCAAtgatttacttgttttatttcgGGTTAATTTTTGGGTCAGCTTTCGGGTTatcattcgggtcgggtcagcagTCATGTCAGGTTGGTCGGGTCAGTGCATGAATCGGGTTGATTTGGGTCACGAGTCATCTTAGTCGGGTCGGGTTCAGTTTCGGGTCAACATTAATCGGGCTACGGGTCATCATCAGGTCAGGTCGGGTCGGTTTCGAGTcgcaatatttttgggtcatgtTGGATTTACTCGGGTTTGAGTCAAGTCAGACTTGACAGCTCTAGTCATGACTCGTGACATTTTTGTCATAGGTAACGATATCGAACATTTAAACAACGGTTCACAACTTCACATGGTTCAAAGTTCAAACATATCATCTATGGACTAAAAGTCACTACAAGTGTACAACATGTCAATATTATACCATAAGACCACAACAAATAACTTAAGTGAAACAACAATATAATGGAATAATAGGACTTATGAGAGTAAGTAATTGGTGAATGGTTAATATCCATTTAAACAACATTATTCACATACGGAGATGGAGTACTCCGTAACAGGGTAGGATGAATCACTAATAAAGTAACGATTCAAAGACGATTGTTGGAAGTCAAACATCAAATTTATGGAAAACAAAATAAACTTGCACTTATTGTAAGTTGTAAGTCTTGTAACACAATCAAAGATAAAAAGTTTGCGGGAATACTCAACAACCATTCGATATTAAGCTTATTTTAAGGAATTAGCAAATACGAACTATGCTGTTAAACTCGGTTCAAGACGATTATGGACCCGAAGTAGGAAATGAAGAGCTCAAGTGAATAGAGACCACTCCAGAGTTGAGCAACTCCAACAAATCCAATGCTTTGACACACCTAGGCACCTTATACTGCGTAAAAGATGCCcttttttttggtggaatgtgagtatgtattatatatatatcaGAAAATAAGTTGAAGTACAAGGAATCAAGCAACCATTACATATAAGTTCTTTTGTCTAAGCCAATTTATCTCTGCCTTGGTCACATGCTGGAAATCTCGTCCTCTAATTCTGGCTTTTACCTCTTCTATAATCTGCTCAGAACATTTGCCTGGTCTAGTTATGACCCCATCAATCCTACACCTGTTTCTTTCCTGCCATATGTGATACATTGCTCCCCAAACCACAACTGCATGTACTACCATCTGCAACTTAGTACCAGTCCTCTGCAAGCACCAGTCAAGTACATGACTGTCAGGAAATTGGCAGTTCAGTTTCTGGTTGATGCAGCATATAACTTGCTTGCTGTAAGCACACTCAAAAAATAAGTGATTTGCCTATTCAGTATCTTGAGCACATAAGTAGCAACGATCATCAATGTCCATGCCATACTGAACCAGCTTGTCATTAGTTCTAAGGGCTCCATGTGCAAATAGCCATCCTAAGAACTGATGCTTAGGCACCACCCAGGCATTCCAAATCAATCTTGCCCATGGCACCTTTGGTTTGCTTCCTTTAAGCCATTCATAACACCCAACAGTTGAGAACTCCTTGCCTTGTACATCCCACTGTCCATTAATATAACCAAGGAGTAATTCCTGCTTAACTCTGCAAATTCTTCTCCAAACCCAACTAGAATTTGTAGTAGGTTTGTAATCCATCCAATCTTTCCCTTTCAAATAATTCTGCTGCACCCAGTTAACCCAGATAGTATTCTTCTGCTCTGCTACCCAGTTCACTAAACTCCCCACCATAGCTTTGTTCATGGCTTCCTGATCCTTAAGACCAAGACCCCCTTCTTCTTTTGGCCTGCAAACCTTGTCCCAAGCCACCAAAAGGACTCTTCTATAGTCTGCACTGTTGTTCCACAAGAAATTCCTGCAGGTTGCCTCTATCCTAGCTATGATCCCCTTAGGTAGGACAAACATGGAAGCCCAATAAGAATGAAGAGAGGAAAGGACAGCCTGCACCAAGACTAACCTCCCACTATAAGAGAATTTCCTTGCTCCATAGTCATTAATTCTACTGCATGTTTTCTCCACCAAGCATTCACAGTCTTTATTTTTTAATCTTGTAGTTTGTATAGGCATTCACAGGTACTTGAAAGGTAgagttgttggggttggtgtccttaacagttagtgcaaggacttataaacctctaaaaggatcaaagggcatactttggtattattatcagttgatccacgtttatcaataacggttggcttgctagataagtttgacgttattgtcatacagatggcggtgatcaactggtccctaaaagtcacacctataggatacgttcgagagatgtgacggtatgaaaatactgtcatgtagatgccaaatattgactaaccagttagtccgagttatttgactaagtaattagtcaaatacgtgatgttgagatattatatttaatacggattaaatatcatgggctaaggcgaattaaccagttaattcgtaaaattaaatatacgtgatttatatttaattaaatgtatattaaaataattatacaatacttgttttgtcggacacgtattaataattcactaacccgtattattagtcgatgccttaatttccgataaccgataacagatttataatcagaccgcgtcatatacatttagccatttgggttcggactacgagtcaaatagaagaggaaatggaaaagcccatttcctccccatggactcggcttggccgaaataggagaacaaaaggagacctcctccttctgttaaacctaatcatcatttgaaacaa
This sequence is a window from Silene latifolia isolate original U9 population chromosome 8, ASM4854445v1, whole genome shotgun sequence. Protein-coding genes within it:
- the LOC141595030 gene encoding uncharacterized protein LOC141595030; translated protein: MICQDLIRLYERPNATPRCMFKIDLQKAYDTVKWAFVDQLLDMLRFPADFKTMVMQCITTATFSLSVNGDMFGTLKYVAARYNFHYHPLCKQQKLASLMFADDFLLFSRGDTESMMLLLRSFSTFSKAFGLKVSAPKSNAYFKGVPDHIKQNILSVSSRINDYGARKFSYSGRLVLVQAVLSSLHSYWASMFVLPKGIIARIEATCRNFLWNNSADYRRVLLVAWDKVCRPKEEGGLGLKDQEAMNKAMVGSLVNWVAEQKNTIWVNWVQQNYLKGKDWMDYKPTTNSSWVWRRICRVKQELLLGYINGQWDVQGKEFSTVGCYEWLKGSKPKVPWARLIWNAWVVPKHQFLGWLFAHGALRTNDKLVHKQVICCINQKLNCQFPDSHVLDWCLQRTGTKLQMVVHAVVVWGAMYHIWQERNRCRIDGVITRPGKCSEQIIEEVKARIRGRDFQHVTKAEINWLRQKNLYVMVA